One window of the Xenopus tropicalis strain Nigerian chromosome 10, UCB_Xtro_10.0, whole genome shotgun sequence genome contains the following:
- the zgpat gene encoding zinc finger CCCH-type with G patch domain-containing protein isoform X1 gives MEEESLAAALHTYRAQLEQVELSLRAGTDPTQLEDLTQLRNDLQQLIELTESSLLSVRKCKLLSSLEGSASLPAPEEPAAISSQDEEYEAFRRAIGEEPQPPGAGDGASTGSKDSEEEEEEEEEEEDGSSGMKVKAPYYSTWGTLEYHNAMVVGSEQLEDGEAGVRVLYLYPTHKAMKPCPFFLDGKCRFDDSCRFSHGQVVALAELQPFAEADVASLAVGSPCLAQHSDGIWYLARITDIESGFYTVKFDSLLLKESVLEADSIIPPLRGSDSSSSSDDDEEEDDAAEDSGYARVLGAGSAGSAHSSQFGGWEAHTRGIGSKLLARMGYEIGKGLGRNAEGRVEPIQAVLLPKGKSLDQCIEMQQRKKAGGKREHKAGKRRPRATGRGGGTKSARNVFDFLNEKLEGRPSGAQPGESRRAAERKGKELYNASKDSKRALSVQVAVTAQRIQQKQREIGHLQEALARNVGRDSVVSNQLELRLSGARRELVMLQQEEHSLQREQRKADTHKKMTEF, from the exons ATGGAGGAGGAGAGCCTGGCGGCTGCGCTTCACACATACAGAGCTCAGCTGGAGCAGGTGGAGCTAAGCCTGCGTGCCGGTACCGACCCGACCCAACTGGAGGATCTCACCCAGCTCCGCAATGACCTCCAGCAGCTCATAGAACTCACTGAGTCCAGCCTGCTCTCCGTCCGGAAATGTAAGCTCTTGTCGTCACTGGAGGGATCCGCCTCCCTGCCCGCCCCCGAGGAGCCCGCAGCAATCTCCTCCCAAGATGAGGAGTACGAGGCTTTCCGAAGGGCAATCGGTGAGGAGCCCCAGCCTCCAGGGGCCGGTGACGGGGCCTCCACAGGGTCCAAAGActcagaagaggaggaggaggaggaggaggaggaagaagatggCAGCAGTGGGATGAAGGTGAAGGCTCCCTACTACAGCACGTGGGGGACCCTAGAATATCACAATGCCATGGtggtgggctctgagcagctggaGGATGGAGAGGCCGGGGTGCGAGTCCTCTACCTGTACCCCACCCATAAAGCCATGAAGCCCTGCCCCTTCTTCCTGGATGGGAAATGTCGCTTCGACGACAGCTGCAG GTTTTCACATGGCCAGGTGGTGGCGCTGGCGGAGCTGCAGCCCTTTGCAGAGGCAGATGTGGCTTCCCTGGCAGTGGGCAGTCCCTGCCTGGCGCAACACAGCGACGGCATCTGGTACCTGGCGCGAATCACTG ATATAGAGAGTGGCTTCTACACGGTGAAGTTTGATTCGCTGCTGCTCAAGGAGTCTGTGCTAGAGGCCGATTCCATTATCCCCCCCCTGAGGGGCAGCGACAGCTCCTCCTCCTcagatgatgatgaagaagaagaTGATGCTGCAGAGGATTCTGGGTATGCCAGAG TACTAGGGGCAGGGAGCGCTGGCTCCGCCCACAGTTCGCAGTTCGGCGGTTGGGAGGCGCACACCCGCGGGATTGGATCCAAGCTTCTCGCTCGCATGGGCTACGAGATTGGGAAAG GCCTGGGGCGCAACGCGGAGGGGAGAGTGGAGCCCATCCAGGCTGTGCTCCTGCCCAAGGGCAAGTCGTTGGACCAGTGTATTGAGATGCAGCAGAGGAAGAAGGCCGGGGGCAAACGTGAGCACAAAGCGGGCAAGAGGCGGCCAAGGGCCACCGGCCGAGGGGGCGGCACCAAGTCTGCCCGTAATGTCTTTGACTTCCTGAATGAGAAGTTGGAGGGCAGACCTAGCGGTGCCCAGCCGGGGGAGAGCCGGAGGGCCGCAGAGAGGAAAGGGAAGGAGCTGTACAATGCCAGCAAGGACAGCAAGAGGGCGCTAAGCGTTCAGGTGGCAGTTACAGCCCAGCGGATCCAACAGAAGCAGCGAGAGATCGGCCATTTACAGGAAGCTCTGGCCCGCAACGTGGGGAG GGACAGTGTGGTCAGTAACCAGCTGGAGCTGCGCTTGTCGGGGGCCCGCCGGGAGCTGGTAATGCTGCAGCAGGAGGAGCACAGTCTGCAGCGAGAGCAGAGGAAAGCCGACACGCACAAGAAAATGACCGAGTTCTGA
- the zgpat gene encoding zinc finger CCCH-type with G patch domain-containing protein (The RefSeq protein has 2 substitutions, 3 non-frameshifting indels compared to this genomic sequence), with protein sequence MEEESLAAALHTYRAQLEQVELSLRAGTDPTQLEDLTQLRNDLQQLIELTESSLLSVRKCKLLSSLEGSASLPAPEEPAAISSQDEEYEAFRRAIGEEPQPPGAGDGASTGSKDSEEEEEEEDGSSGMKVKAPYYSTWGTLEYHNAMVVGSEQLEDGEAGVRVLYLYPTHKAMKPCPFFLDGKCRFDDSCRFSHGQVVALAELQPFAEADVASLAVGSPCLAQHSDGIWYPARITDIKSGFYTVKFDSLLLKESVLEADSIIPPLRGSDSSSSDDDDDDEEEDDAAEDSGYARVLGAGSAGSAHSSQFGGWEAHTRGIGSKLLARMGYEIGKGLGRNAEGRVEPIQAVLLPKGKSLDQCIEMQQRKKAGGKREHKAGKRRPRATGRGGGTKSARNVFDFLNEKLEGRPSGAQPGESRRAAERKGKELYNASKDSKRALSVQVAVTAQRIQQKQREIGHLQEALARNVGRDSVVSNQLELRLSGARRELVMLQQEEHSLQREQRKADTHKKMTEF encoded by the exons ATGGAGGAGGAGAGCCTGGCGGCTGCGCTTCACACATACAGAGCTCAGCTGGAGCAGGTGGAGCTAAGCCTGCGTGCCGGTACCGACCCGACCCAACTGGAGGATCTCACCCAGCTCCGCAATGACCTCCAGCAGCTCATAGAACTCACTGAGTCCAGCCTGCTCTCCGTCCGGAAATGTAAGCTCTTGTCGTCACTGGAGGGATCCGCCTCCCTGCCCGCCCCCGAGGAGCCCGCAGCAATCTCCTCCCAAGATGAGGAGTACGAGGCTTTCCGAAGGGCAATCGGTGAGGAGCCCCAGCCTCCAGGGGCCGGTGACGGGGCCTCCACAGGGTCCAAAGActcagaagaggaggaggaggaggaggaggaggaagaagatggCAGCAGTGGGATGAAGGTGAAGGCTCCCTACTACAGCACGTGGGGGACCCTAGAATATCACAATGCCATGGtggtgggctctgagcagctggaGGATGGAGAGGCCGGGGTGCGAGTCCTCTACCTGTACCCCACCCATAAAGCCATGAAGCCCTGCCCCTTCTTCCTGGATGGGAAATGTCGCTTCGACGACAGCTGCAG GTTTTCACATGGCCAGGTGGTGGCGCTGGCGGAGCTGCAGCCCTTTGCAGAGGCAGATGTGGCTTCCCTGGCAGTGGGCAGTCCCTGCCTGGCGCAACACAGCGACGGCATCTGGTACCTGGCGCGAATCACTG ATATAGAGAGTGGCTTCTACACGGTGAAGTTTGATTCGCTGCTGCTCAAGGAGTCTGTGCTAGAGGCCGATTCCATTATCCCCCCCCTGAGGGGCAGCGACAGCTCCTCCTCCTcagatgatgatgaagaagaagaTGATGCTGCAGAGGATTCTGGGTATGCCAGAG TACTAGGGGCAGGGAGCGCTGGCTCCGCCCACAGTTCGCAGTTCGGCGGTTGGGAGGCGCACACCCGCGGGATTGGATCCAAGCTTCTCGCTCGCATGGGCTACGAGATTGGGAAAG GCCTGGGGCGCAACGCGGAGGGGAGAGTGGAGCCCATCCAGGCTGTGCTCCTGCCCAAGGGCAAGTCGTTGGACCAGTGTATTGAGATGCAGCAGAGGAAGAAGGCCGGGGGCAAACGTGAGCACAAAGCGGGCAAGAGGCGGCCAAGGGCCACCGGCCGAGGGGGCGGCACCAAGTCTGCCCGTAATGTCTTTGACTTCCTGAATGAGAAGTTGGAGGGCAGACCTAGCGGTGCCCAGCCGGGGGAGAGCCGGAGGGCCGCAGAGAGGAAAGGGAAGGAGCTGTACAATGCCAGCAAGGACAGCAAGAGGGCGCTAAGCGTTCAGGTGGCAGTTACAGCCCAGCGGATCCAACAGAAGCAGCGAGAGATCGGCCATTTACAGGAAGCTCTGGCCCGCAACGTGGGGAG GGACAGTGTGGTCAGTAACCAGCTGGAGCTGCGCTTGTCGGGGGCCCGCCGGGAGCTGGTAATGCTGCAGCAGGAGGAGCACAGTCTGCAGCGAGAGCAGAGGAAAGCCGACACGCACAAGAAAATGACCGAGTTCTGA